ATCGATCGTGGCCTGGTTTTCCTCGGCGCTCGGTGTTCCCGCGATACCGCTGAGAACGCCGATCCCGCCGCCGACGACAAATGCGGCGATGATCGCCGCGATCCAGGGCCATCGTTTTGCGTTCGGGCTCGGGGAACCGGCGGATTGTTGTTCGATAAGTTGCGTATCGGCGGCGTCCTGGGACGGTTGTAGTGGTGGATACGGGCTTTCGGTCACGGTCGCAGTGCCATTCTCGGGAAGGGGTCACTTACTGTCGAATCGGTTTCAACCCGACCGAAAGGTACGTGAGAGATGTCACTGCAATTGATACCAGGCATCTCCGACATATTTGAAGGGGTCTGAGGCGTGGACGTCCCTTCCGACGTCGACGTGCGAGCGCCTTAGAGAGTGCCGAGGTCGGCGGACAGCCAGGTGTGCGGATTCATGTAGATCGCGACCTGCTCGCCCAGTTGGGAGCGAGCAAAGTCGAGATATCCGTCAACCTTGTCCGGGGTCAAGTATCGCCGTGACACTTCGACCAGCATCTCGTCGGTCCCTGGCACGATTTTCTCGACGGATCCTTCGACGCTCACGTAGCGGATGGTCGGCTCGAGTTGTTGCGCCATGAGCGAGAAGTGCCCAGCAGACTCAATGAGCTGGGCCTTTTTCGATCCTTTTCCGGTGAGAACCCAGGGACTGCCACCTGGTGAATAGAGATACCAGATCGGGACCGTCAACGGACCGCGCTC
The nucleotide sequence above comes from Rhodococcus sp. KBS0724. Encoded proteins:
- a CDS encoding pyridoxamine 5'-phosphate oxidase family protein; this encodes MALSENEREQFLAEPHVAALSVANSSERGPLTVPIWYLYSPGGSPWVLTGKGSKKAQLIESAGHFSLMAQQLEPTIRYVSVEGSVEKIVPGTDEMLVEVSRRYLTPDKVDGYLDFARSQLGEQVAIYMNPHTWLSADLGTL